The Solibacillus sp. FSL W7-1464 genome contains a region encoding:
- a CDS encoding GTPase, which produces MTIEMKNDLLNLPSLQLKMDRIVFENIDTKPNWSKAFEQLDELLHKVANNFNDYIAKNNGELPSSNTYWILYMDITSKLLYFTGLAHANLIADDDADARAHVIKLYELSASCIPNAQTESNEELLSEIQNSIHHLSGEEVKLTVADNVEQCIKAFKQFAESYEK; this is translated from the coding sequence ATGACAATTGAAATGAAAAATGATTTATTGAATTTGCCGAGTCTACAGTTGAAAATGGATAGAATCGTTTTTGAAAATATCGATACGAAACCAAATTGGTCAAAAGCTTTTGAGCAGCTTGATGAATTATTGCATAAAGTAGCGAATAATTTTAATGATTACATCGCGAAAAATAACGGGGAACTGCCATCAAGCAACACTTATTGGATCCTTTATATGGATATTACATCAAAACTTTTATACTTTACAGGTTTAGCGCATGCTAATTTAATAGCAGACGATGATGCAGATGCACGTGCACATGTAATCAAGCTATATGAATTAAGTGCAAGCTGTATTCCAAACGCGCAAACTGAAAGTAATGAGGAATTGCTTTCGGAAATTCAAAACAGTATTCACCACTTAAGTGGCGAAGAAGTAAAGTTGACTGTTGCCGATAATGTGGAACAATGTATAAAAGCATTCAAGCAATTTGCTGAGTCATACGAAAAGTAA
- a CDS encoding N-acetylmuramoyl-L-alanine amidase, with product MKRNKLIIGLSFLLLFTAIVPYSFTARPALASGEPLYVNAEILYLREGPGLSYPILDTLKEGTEIISIEKQGDWHHVQVGQQEGWVAAWLVKTAKVQKDSSTEKTVISQVNALNVRVAPSLSASVLTKISSGTESKFLRQEKDWIQIQFGEMTGWVFAEYVTVKEAKSETPKTPETPTDNGQPEQSNEPLQQIDPNTFTVNVSAVNIRKKPDLTAKKLGLATEGQQFKVLSRDHNWVEIEYEKGKKGWVYSFYGTFTKQLKQNPSSEKEEAKNFVTIIYNGTNLRESPSTSSNVVVIADAGHTYPIVESEGDWFKIAVNNRQTAYVANWVVSENNSQGTLSQNNTNKAAERKEGTLKGVTIVLDAGHGGNDRGTTGVRGTDEKDINIITAELLRSKLQSAGANVVMTRESDIFVDLRKRVAVSHQAGADAFISIHYDANEDSSVSGFTTYYTNGYQKKLAEYVHEGLASKVNLKDRGPRFGNYLVLRENRQNAILLELGYLSNPSEERAITTDYYREQATLGIYQGLLNYFDDQLEQ from the coding sequence ATGAAAAGAAATAAACTGATAATAGGGTTATCATTTTTATTATTATTCACGGCGATTGTTCCGTACAGTTTTACCGCTCGCCCTGCTCTTGCCAGCGGGGAACCGTTGTATGTAAACGCGGAAATTTTATATTTACGTGAAGGGCCCGGTCTTTCTTATCCGATACTTGATACGTTGAAAGAAGGAACTGAAATCATTTCAATTGAAAAACAAGGCGACTGGCATCACGTCCAAGTTGGACAACAAGAAGGTTGGGTTGCGGCATGGCTTGTGAAAACAGCAAAAGTACAAAAAGACTCGTCAACCGAAAAAACGGTTATTTCACAAGTAAACGCTCTTAATGTTCGTGTAGCGCCATCATTATCTGCTTCAGTGCTGACGAAAATCTCTTCCGGTACGGAAAGTAAATTTTTACGACAGGAAAAGGACTGGATTCAAATTCAGTTCGGGGAGATGACAGGTTGGGTATTTGCCGAATATGTCACAGTAAAAGAAGCAAAGTCGGAAACGCCGAAAACGCCGGAAACTCCAACTGATAATGGGCAACCGGAACAATCGAACGAACCACTGCAGCAAATTGATCCAAATACATTTACCGTCAACGTAAGCGCAGTGAATATCCGTAAAAAACCTGATTTAACAGCCAAAAAATTAGGGCTTGCTACTGAAGGCCAACAATTTAAAGTGCTGAGCCGGGATCATAATTGGGTTGAAATTGAATATGAAAAAGGGAAAAAAGGTTGGGTATACAGTTTTTACGGAACTTTTACAAAACAATTGAAACAAAATCCTTCATCTGAAAAGGAAGAAGCGAAAAATTTTGTCACGATTATTTATAATGGGACAAATTTAAGGGAATCCCCTTCCACTTCTTCAAATGTTGTTGTCATTGCAGATGCTGGTCATACATATCCGATAGTGGAAAGCGAAGGCGACTGGTTTAAAATCGCGGTAAATAATCGTCAGACAGCGTATGTCGCAAACTGGGTTGTTAGTGAAAACAATTCACAAGGAACCCTATCTCAAAACAATACAAACAAGGCAGCTGAACGTAAAGAAGGTACATTAAAAGGCGTAACAATTGTACTGGATGCTGGCCACGGAGGTAATGACCGCGGTACTACCGGCGTTCGTGGAACCGATGAAAAAGATATTAATATTATTACAGCTGAATTGCTCCGTTCCAAATTACAGTCAGCAGGTGCCAATGTTGTCATGACCCGTGAATCCGATATATTTGTCGATTTGCGGAAACGTGTTGCAGTGTCTCATCAGGCCGGTGCCGATGCGTTTATCAGTATTCACTATGATGCAAATGAAGACAGTTCGGTGAGTGGATTTACGACCTATTACACGAATGGTTATCAGAAAAAGCTTGCCGAATATGTACATGAAGGCCTGGCATCAAAAGTTAACTTGAAGGACCGAGGACCACGCTTCGGTAATTATTTAGTGCTGCGTGAAAACCGTCAAAATGCTATATTACTTGAACTCGGCTATTTAAGTAATCCTTCTGAAGAACGGGCCATTACTACAGACTATTACCGGGAACAAGCAACACTCGGCATTTATCAAGGGTTATTAAACTACTTCGACGACCAGCTTGAACAATAA
- a CDS encoding replication-associated recombination protein A codes for MQNEPLAYKMRPRTIREVVGQQQIIGPATPLFKMIEKGHVPSMLLYGPPGVGKTSIANAIAGSSKIPFFALNATHAGKKDIEQIVMDARMSGKVLLFLDEIHRFNKLQQDTLLPHVENGSIVLIGATTENPFHDVNPAIRSRCGEILQLERLTGADIIQLLNQALADNERGLGHLEIDITEQQIEKIANASNGDARKALTLLESVYYASDEKDGVTIINDNAIDALARRIGVFGDKGGSHFYNLLSALQKSVRGSDPNAALYYLAHLLENGDLVAVCRRLLVMAYEDIGLANPGVGAHVQAATEAAVKLGLPEARIPLATAVVEMCLSDKSNSAYQALDAAIAAIHEGKTGDIPNHLKDAHYAGAAALGHVGYKYPHDSPIGTFGGWVQQQYLPDELAETEFYKPVIAGEEKRMAAIYEKLKSFKK; via the coding sequence ATGCAAAATGAACCGCTCGCCTATAAAATGAGACCTCGTACAATTCGCGAAGTAGTTGGTCAGCAGCAAATTATTGGACCGGCAACACCATTGTTTAAAATGATTGAAAAAGGACATGTACCTTCGATGTTGTTATACGGGCCACCCGGGGTAGGAAAAACCTCGATTGCAAATGCAATTGCCGGCAGTTCAAAAATTCCTTTCTTTGCACTGAATGCAACACATGCCGGGAAAAAAGATATTGAGCAAATCGTGATGGATGCGCGAATGAGCGGTAAAGTCCTCTTGTTTTTAGATGAAATCCACCGATTCAACAAACTCCAGCAAGATACATTGCTGCCGCATGTTGAAAACGGTTCAATCGTCTTAATCGGGGCAACTACGGAAAATCCATTCCATGACGTAAACCCTGCCATCCGTTCACGCTGCGGGGAAATATTACAGCTAGAACGCTTAACAGGTGCTGATATCATCCAATTGCTCAATCAGGCATTGGCAGATAACGAACGCGGACTTGGCCATTTAGAAATCGATATTACCGAACAGCAAATCGAAAAAATTGCCAATGCTTCAAATGGCGATGCACGTAAAGCATTGACCTTGCTAGAATCGGTCTATTATGCTTCTGATGAAAAAGACGGGGTAACTATTATCAATGATAATGCAATCGATGCATTAGCAAGACGGATCGGGGTTTTCGGGGATAAAGGCGGCTCCCATTTCTATAACTTATTGTCAGCTCTTCAAAAGTCGGTACGGGGCAGTGATCCTAATGCTGCGCTCTATTATTTGGCTCATTTGCTCGAAAATGGGGACTTGGTTGCGGTATGTCGAAGACTGCTCGTCATGGCATATGAAGATATCGGACTTGCAAACCCTGGTGTTGGGGCACATGTGCAGGCAGCAACAGAAGCAGCCGTGAAGCTCGGGTTGCCGGAAGCGCGAATCCCTCTCGCAACCGCTGTCGTTGAAATGTGTTTATCGGACAAATCGAATTCAGCCTACCAAGCTTTGGATGCGGCGATTGCAGCAATCCATGAAGGAAAAACCGGCGATATCCCGAACCATCTGAAGGATGCCCATTATGCTGGTGCTGCAGCACTCGGTCATGTCGGATATAAATATCCGCACGACTCCCCTATCGGAACATTCGGGGGCTGGGTACAACAGCAATATTTACCCGATGAACTTGCAGAAACCGAATTTTACAAGCCCGTCATTGCAGGTGAAGAAAAAAGAATGGCCGCCATATACGAAAAGCTGAAATCCTTTAAGAAATAA
- a CDS encoding tRNA threonylcarbamoyladenosine dehydratase, producing the protein MLHQFSRNELAIGTEGLEKLKETTVAILGVGGVGSFAAEACARSGIGRIILVDKDNVDITNVNRQLVAYLSTVGKSKSAVMKERIADINPECEVIDMHMFYTEETYEQFFAQGIDYVIDASDTVIYKIHIMKECLKRNIPIISSMGAANKMDPTRFQIADISKTHTDPLAKVIRTKLRKEGIKKGVTVVFSDESPIVVRPDVAQYVGKPEAEIRKAQLPPSSNAFVPSVAGLIAASWVINTILKDVQIKRVQG; encoded by the coding sequence ATGTTACATCAATTTTCACGAAACGAGTTAGCTATTGGAACAGAAGGATTAGAAAAACTAAAAGAAACGACAGTCGCAATTTTAGGTGTAGGCGGTGTAGGCTCGTTCGCGGCAGAAGCATGTGCACGCAGCGGGATTGGCCGTATCATTTTAGTAGATAAAGATAATGTGGATATTACGAATGTGAATCGTCAACTGGTTGCTTATTTATCAACAGTCGGAAAATCGAAATCAGCTGTTATGAAGGAACGGATTGCCGATATCAACCCGGAGTGTGAAGTAATTGATATGCATATGTTTTATACAGAAGAAACATATGAACAATTTTTCGCGCAAGGAATCGATTATGTCATTGATGCATCCGATACGGTAATATACAAAATCCATATTATGAAAGAGTGTTTAAAACGCAATATTCCAATTATTTCAAGCATGGGTGCTGCCAATAAAATGGATCCGACACGATTCCAAATTGCCGATATTTCAAAAACGCATACAGATCCACTGGCAAAGGTAATTCGTACAAAACTTCGTAAAGAAGGCATTAAAAAAGGTGTAACTGTTGTATTTTCAGATGAATCCCCGATTGTCGTACGTCCTGATGTTGCACAATATGTCGGGAAGCCTGAAGCTGAAATCCGCAAAGCACAATTACCGCCATCATCGAATGCATTCGTACCATCTGTTGCTGGCTTAATTGCGGCAAGCTGGGTAATTAATACGATTTTAAAAGATGTCCAAATTAAACGCGTTCAAGGGTAA
- the aspS gene encoding aspartate--tRNA ligase: protein MAQRTHACGLVTAAEAGQEVVLKGWVQKRRDLGGLIFVDMRDREGIVQVVFGDQAKDALELANKIRNEFVIEVKGKVVLRDAAQINKNMKTGEIEVAASELTIINEAKNPPFAIDNNAEVSEELRLKYRYLDLRRPVMYDTFKMRSDVTRTIRNFLQTEGFLEVETPILTKSTPEGARDYLVPSRVHDGEFYALPQSPQLFKQLLMVGGFEKYFQIARCFRDEDLRADRQPEFTQVDIETSFLSMDEIIEMNERLLTQVMKDVKGIDVVTPFPRMSYKEAMDRFGSDKPDVRFGLELKQLSDIVKESAFGVFANAVANGGEVKAINVKGAAANYSRKDIDALGGFAGRYGAKGLAWLKVTEEGLNGPIAKFFEGEAADGIIQATEAKAGDLLLFVADKTSVVADALGALRLKLGKELGLIDESKFEFLWIVDWPLFEYDEAEGRYYAAHHPFTRPFDEDLELMNTNPKEVRAQAYDIVLNGYELGGGSLRIYEPDLQAKMFELLGFSEEEARAQFGFLLEAFEYGVPPHGGLAMGLDRLVMLLAGRTNLRDTIAFPKTATASCLLTDAPSPVSDAQLEELSLRIATTAKK from the coding sequence ATGGCGCAAAGAACACATGCATGCGGTTTAGTAACAGCTGCAGAAGCAGGACAGGAAGTTGTATTAAAAGGTTGGGTACAAAAACGTCGTGACTTAGGCGGATTAATTTTCGTGGATATGCGTGACCGTGAAGGTATCGTACAAGTGGTTTTCGGTGATCAGGCGAAAGATGCATTGGAACTTGCCAATAAAATTCGTAATGAATTTGTCATTGAAGTAAAGGGTAAAGTTGTTTTACGTGATGCTGCCCAAATAAATAAAAATATGAAAACAGGCGAAATTGAAGTGGCAGCTTCTGAACTGACGATTATTAATGAAGCTAAAAACCCGCCATTCGCAATTGATAATAACGCGGAAGTTTCGGAAGAATTACGTTTGAAATACCGTTATTTAGATTTACGTCGTCCGGTTATGTATGACACATTCAAAATGCGTTCAGATGTAACACGTACGATCCGTAACTTCCTGCAAACTGAAGGCTTCTTAGAGGTTGAAACACCAATTTTAACGAAATCAACACCAGAAGGAGCGCGTGATTATTTGGTGCCATCACGTGTACATGACGGCGAATTTTATGCATTGCCTCAATCACCACAGCTGTTTAAACAGCTTTTAATGGTAGGTGGCTTTGAAAAGTACTTCCAGATCGCTCGATGCTTCCGTGATGAAGATTTACGTGCGGACCGTCAACCGGAATTTACACAAGTCGACATTGAAACTTCATTTTTATCAATGGATGAAATTATCGAAATGAATGAGCGTCTTCTTACTCAAGTTATGAAAGATGTAAAAGGTATCGATGTCGTTACACCATTCCCGCGCATGAGCTATAAAGAAGCGATGGATCGTTTCGGTTCGGATAAACCGGATGTACGTTTCGGGTTGGAATTAAAACAGCTTTCAGATATCGTGAAAGAATCTGCTTTCGGTGTATTTGCAAACGCAGTAGCAAATGGCGGCGAAGTAAAGGCAATCAATGTGAAAGGCGCGGCAGCAAACTACTCTCGTAAAGATATTGATGCATTGGGTGGATTTGCCGGCCGTTACGGAGCAAAAGGTTTAGCCTGGTTAAAAGTGACGGAAGAAGGCTTGAATGGTCCAATCGCAAAATTCTTTGAAGGAGAAGCAGCGGACGGAATTATCCAAGCAACAGAAGCAAAAGCTGGTGACTTATTATTATTCGTTGCAGACAAAACTTCTGTAGTCGCAGACGCACTAGGCGCATTACGTTTAAAATTAGGAAAAGAATTAGGCTTAATCGATGAGTCGAAATTCGAATTCTTATGGATTGTTGATTGGCCGTTATTCGAATACGATGAGGCGGAAGGTCGTTATTATGCCGCTCACCATCCATTCACTCGTCCATTCGATGAAGATTTAGAGTTAATGAATACTAACCCTAAAGAAGTTCGTGCTCAAGCCTATGATATCGTATTAAACGGTTATGAGCTTGGCGGTGGCTCACTTCGTATTTATGAGCCGGATTTACAAGCGAAAATGTTTGAACTGCTAGGATTCAGTGAAGAAGAAGCGCGTGCACAATTCGGTTTCTTACTTGAAGCATTTGAATACGGCGTACCTCCACATGGCGGTTTAGCAATGGGTCTTGACCGATTAGTAATGCTACTTGCCGGCCGTACAAACTTACGTGATACAATTGCATTCCCGAAAACAGCAACTGCAAGCTGCTTATTAACAGATGCACCATCACCAGTTTCCGATGCACAGCTTGAAGAGTTAAGCTTACGTATCGCAACGACAGCAAAAAAATAA
- a CDS encoding aminopeptidase — translation MVIQQMEYRGLNLHDVIGSVEIAIDADLNTIHIYDTDHIVEPEYDFLTKNFKLSEGFWKMASIINEKQLFLSNDEKRLDRWIESFKWVFYSSGQSIKIYEQGVMVVYKIGYIDNEKLLYEKYFSRLTDEFLNSK, via the coding sequence ATGGTTATTCAACAAATGGAATACCGGGGCTTGAATTTACATGATGTGATCGGGTCGGTGGAAATTGCGATTGATGCCGATTTAAATACGATCCATATATATGATACGGATCATATTGTTGAACCGGAATATGATTTTTTAACGAAAAACTTCAAGCTAAGTGAAGGTTTTTGGAAAATGGCCAGTATCATAAATGAAAAGCAATTATTCTTAAGCAATGATGAAAAAAGATTAGATAGATGGATTGAATCATTTAAATGGGTCTTTTACAGTTCAGGTCAGTCAATAAAAATTTATGAACAAGGTGTAATGGTTGTTTATAAAATCGGTTATATTGATAACGAGAAGTTATTATATGAAAAATACTTTTCACGTTTGACAGATGAATTTTTGAATAGCAAATGA
- the hisS gene encoding histidine--tRNA ligase, which translates to MNFKVPKGTQDILPGQSEKWQYVERVIRDLCDKYRYNEIRTPMFESTELFQRGVGDTTDIVQKEMYTFTDKGNRSLTLRPEGTASAVRAYVEHKMFGQADQPVKLYYTGPMFRYERQQAGRYRQFVQFGVEAIGSADPAIDAEVMALAMDVYTTLGLTDLKLVINSLGDKETRDAHRSALIEHFTPVAGELCSDCQSRLEKNPLRILDCKVDAKHPAMATAPALTNYLTDASAEYFTKVKQYLDVLGISYEVDPNLVRGLDYYNHTAFEIMITGEGFGSITTLCGGGRYNGLVEDIGGPESPGIGFALSIERLLLALEAKNIEIATGNNLEMYVVAMGEEAKLKAVELVSSFRAKGISADMDYSDRKMKAQMKAADRANAKFVIVLGESELEEQAVNVKTMETGDQTKVEFGQLVQYVLENK; encoded by the coding sequence ATGAATTTTAAAGTACCTAAAGGAACACAGGATATTTTACCGGGTCAATCCGAAAAGTGGCAGTATGTAGAACGTGTCATTCGTGATTTATGTGACAAATACCGCTATAACGAAATCCGCACACCCATGTTTGAATCAACAGAACTATTTCAACGCGGTGTAGGCGATACAACGGATATTGTACAAAAAGAAATGTACACATTTACCGATAAGGGAAATCGATCGCTGACACTACGTCCGGAAGGAACAGCTTCCGCGGTACGTGCATATGTGGAACATAAAATGTTCGGTCAGGCAGATCAGCCTGTCAAACTTTATTATACAGGTCCTATGTTCCGTTATGAACGTCAGCAGGCAGGACGCTATCGACAATTCGTACAGTTTGGCGTTGAAGCAATCGGCTCAGCTGACCCTGCGATTGATGCGGAAGTAATGGCACTTGCAATGGATGTGTATACAACACTTGGATTGACTGATTTAAAATTAGTCATTAATTCATTAGGTGACAAAGAGACACGTGATGCACACCGCAGTGCACTAATCGAGCACTTCACACCGGTTGCCGGAGAGCTTTGCAGTGATTGTCAAAGCCGTCTTGAGAAAAATCCTTTACGTATTCTAGACTGTAAAGTAGATGCGAAACATCCGGCAATGGCAACTGCACCGGCCTTAACAAATTATTTGACGGACGCTTCGGCAGAGTATTTCACGAAAGTAAAACAATATTTGGATGTACTGGGCATTTCATACGAGGTTGATCCTAACTTAGTACGTGGCCTTGATTATTACAACCACACAGCATTTGAAATTATGATTACTGGTGAAGGATTCGGTTCAATTACAACACTTTGTGGTGGCGGACGCTATAACGGTTTAGTTGAAGATATTGGCGGGCCGGAATCACCAGGTATCGGATTTGCCCTGTCAATTGAACGATTATTATTGGCACTGGAAGCAAAAAATATCGAGATTGCAACGGGTAATAATCTGGAAATGTATGTTGTGGCAATGGGTGAAGAGGCAAAACTAAAAGCAGTGGAGCTTGTAAGTTCATTCCGTGCTAAAGGTATTTCAGCAGATATGGATTATTCGGATCGAAAAATGAAGGCGCAAATGAAAGCTGCCGACCGTGCAAATGCAAAATTTGTCATTGTATTAGGTGAGTCAGAATTAGAAGAGCAAGCAGTAAACGTCAAAACAATGGAAACAGGCGATCAGACAAAAGTGGAATTCGGTCAGCTTGTTCAATACGTTTTAGAAAACAAATAG